TATCCGTCGGGTCAGAGGAGCCTCTCAGTCCCGGCTACGACGCGGCGACCAAGGACGACGCCGAGTTCAACAGGCTCTTCCGGCACGGCTTCACCACCATCGACGACCTGCAGATGCACTACGTCATCGGCGGCGACGGCCCGCAGGTCATGGTGCTGCTGCACGGCTGGCCGCAGAGCTGGTACGAGTACCGCCAGATCATGCCCTCACTGCTGCCCGGCCGCACCGTCATCGCCATCGACCTGCCGGGCATGGGCGACTCGACCGGAAACCCGCCCTCCATGACCAAGTCGGTCCTGGCCACCTACGTCCACAAGCTGCTCAACCACCTCGGCCACCACGAGAACGTACAGGTCGTCGCCCACGACTTCGGCGTCAGCGTCGCCTACCCGCTGGCCGCCCAGTACCGCGAGCAGATAGCAGGCCTGTTCCTCATGGACTACGGCCTGACCGGCAAGAACCTGAAGTTCGCCGCCATCGAGTCGATGTTCTGGCACTTCTCCTTCAACAAGCAGGGTCCGCTCGCGGAGGAGCTGGTCACCGGGCGGGTGGAGACCTTCCTCACCCACTTCTTCCAGGGGATGAGGACCGCCGGCGAGAACATCTCCGACGACGAACTGGCCGAGTTCGTCCGGCTGTACTCCCGCCCCCAGGTCCTGCACGCCGGCTTCGAGCTCTACCGGACCGAGATCCAGGACGAGGCCGACAACACCACATTCCAGGAGACCCCGCTGACCATCCCGGTCCGCATGATCACCCAGGCCGGCCTCGCCGACATGGTCCTGGCGCCCCTCCAGGACGCCGCACCCCACGCCACCGCCGCCGACGTCCCCGGCGCCGGACACTTCCTCCTCCACGAAGCACCCGACCGCGTCCTGGCCGAGATCAACGCCTTCTACCCCGCCCCCACCGCCTGACCAACTGCGAAACCCGACACACCGAGGTGAGAGGAAAACCCCCGATGAACAGCCGACCCACTTCCGCCCGCGATGTTCCGACACGCCTGTTCGCCGCCTTCGACGCGGGCGACATCGACGCGCTGGACACTCTGGTCTCTCCCGACGTCATCGACCACAACCTGCCCCCGGGGGCTCAGTCGCCGATCGAGGGGATGAAGGGGATGGTCGCTGCCATGCGCGACGGCTTCACCGACCCTCACCACGAGATCGTCTACCAGGCCGAGACCGACGACGGCTGGGTCGTCTC
This is a stretch of genomic DNA from Streptomyces sp. NBC_00285. It encodes these proteins:
- a CDS encoding alpha/beta fold hydrolase, which produces MNAFTTASTTALSVGSEEPLSPGYDAATKDDAEFNRLFRHGFTTIDDLQMHYVIGGDGPQVMVLLHGWPQSWYEYRQIMPSLLPGRTVIAIDLPGMGDSTGNPPSMTKSVLATYVHKLLNHLGHHENVQVVAHDFGVSVAYPLAAQYREQIAGLFLMDYGLTGKNLKFAAIESMFWHFSFNKQGPLAEELVTGRVETFLTHFFQGMRTAGENISDDELAEFVRLYSRPQVLHAGFELYRTEIQDEADNTTFQETPLTIPVRMITQAGLADMVLAPLQDAAPHATAADVPGAGHFLLHEAPDRVLAEINAFYPAPTA
- a CDS encoding ester cyclase, with product MNSRPTSARDVPTRLFAAFDAGDIDALDTLVSPDVIDHNLPPGAQSPIEGMKGMVAAMRDGFTDPHHEIVYQAETDDGWVVSQWVITATHTGPWFGLPATGRDVTCSGIDLARVVDGRIVEIRHVEELLQLQMQMQLTD